A segment of the Thermomicrobiales bacterium genome:
AAGCTCTATTATCTCCGTGATCGAAGCGGCAAGGCTGCGCGCATCCGTGAGCGACGCCGTCCAGTTGGCTCGTCGCTGCGCAACCCGGTCAAGAAGGACGCCTGATCGTCCAGGTCATTCAATTGATTCTCAACGACGGCCCGATTTTTGGGCCGTCGTTTTGTTTGCCTGTCCGACTCTGACCCGAGTTCCTATCCCAGACCGTGGCGATTGGTGCAGAATAGAGCCACTATGAATGATCGACGCAGGTCACCGACACTGGACTGGGAACGGCGCGCCTGGAAATGCGGCAAGCAGGTTGTCGCCGGAGTTGATGAGGCCGGGCGCGGAGCCTGGGCGGGGCCACTCGTCGCCGCCGCTGTTGCATTGCCGGAAGATCGGGCGTTTCGGGCTCGGCTGACGCGCGCGCTCAACCGCCATGGCGCGCTGGTTCGGGACTCCAAGCAGATCTCTCCACGGCAGCGGGAGTGCGTCGCCGACATAGTCCGGGCGCTGGCCGTTCCGCACGCGGTTTTCGTCGTGGACGTCGCGACGATAGACGAACTCGGCGTTGGTGCTGCGAATCTGTTTGCACTTCGCGAGGCAGCCAGAGCGATCGAGCCGTCTCCAGCACATCTACTTGTTGATGCGTTCAAGCTGCCGGGCCTGTGGTGCAGCCATGACGCGATTGTGCATGGGGATGCGATTTCGTTCTCAATCGCGCTGGCATCAATCATGGCCAAGACGCACCGCGACACGATCATGTGCAATTTGAACGACGAGCTGCCTGCCTACGGGTTCGCCGGACACAAGGGTTACGGCACGGCTATGCATCAGCGGGCGCTGTCGATCCACGGCGTAACTCCACATCATCGACGCTCGTTTGCGCCGATCGCGCGGCTGGAACTCGATGCCGTCGCGGACTGAGCTCGGTGCAGCCGGTGAGGCGTTTGCTGCCGAGTGGCTGGCCGAGCGCGGCTATCGCATCCTGAATCGGAACGTACGTTATCGTGGCGGGGAGATCGACATCATCGCTATCGACGGCGATGAGCTGGTCTTTGTCGAAGTGAAGCTGCGCAGCGGCTCACGGTTCGGTCGCGCGGCAGAGACGGTTGACGCGCGCAAGCTCGCGTTTCTTCTTCGCGCCGCAGGTCGGTATCGTCAGGCTCATCCGGACATCGAGGACATGATCTGGCGGATCGACCTCATCGCCATCACGCGGCGTGGGAACGGCTCCATCGAATCGGTCGAGCATCACCAGAACCTTACGCTTGACTAGCGGAATCGAATCCAGATGATCAGCACGGAAGGCGGAGGTACGACATGAGTGAGTCCGTTCAGCAGCATCGCGAGAGTGCGCCGGCTCAGGTGAGCTGCGTCGTCATCACGGTCAGCGACACACGGACCGAGAAGACCGACCGCAGCGGCACGATTATGCGTGAGCGTCTGATCGGCGCGGGGCACAAGATCGTGGGCTACCACATCGTTCCTGACGAGCCGGTCGAAATCGACGCGCTGCTCGACCGCTACACCGCAGACCACGAGTGCCAGGCGATTCTGTTCAACGGCGGGACAGGGATCGCGTCCCGTGACACGACCTACGATGTCATTTCGCGGCGACTGGAGAAGGTTCTGCCCGGGTTCGGTGAGCTGTTCCGGATGCTCTCCTGGGATGAGATCGGGGCAGCGGCGATGCTGTCGCGCGCGACCGCTGGAGTGATCAATGGGACGCTGATCCTGTCGACGCCGGGATCGTCAAACGCGGTGGCGCTGGCGATGGACAAGCTCATCGCCAACGAGATCGCGCACCTGGTCTTCGAGGTTAACAAATAGCGGTGACCTGTGTGCTCTTTGCTATCATCGGGCCGCGCCGGATCACCGGCCGACTGGACTGATCCGGGGGAGATGAATGAACGACGAACCGAACGCTGCTGCCAACACAGGCAAAAGCCGACCGAGGCGGTCGGCGCAACTGCTGAAAGGCATGCGGGATTTCCTGCCGGAGCGCATGCTGCTTCGCCAGCACGTGATGGGTGTATTGCGCACCGTCTTTGAGAGCCATGGATTCGAGCCGATCGACACACCGGCGCTTGAGTACT
Coding sequences within it:
- a CDS encoding ribonuclease HII, encoding MNDRRRSPTLDWERRAWKCGKQVVAGVDEAGRGAWAGPLVAAAVALPEDRAFRARLTRALNRHGALVRDSKQISPRQRECVADIVRALAVPHAVFVVDVATIDELGVGAANLFALREAARAIEPSPAHLLVDAFKLPGLWCSHDAIVHGDAISFSIALASIMAKTHRDTIMCNLNDELPAYGFAGHKGYGTAMHQRALSIHGVTPHHRRSFAPIARLELDAVAD
- a CDS encoding YraN family protein, producing the protein MPSRTELGAAGEAFAAEWLAERGYRILNRNVRYRGGEIDIIAIDGDELVFVEVKLRSGSRFGRAAETVDARKLAFLLRAAGRYRQAHPDIEDMIWRIDLIAITRRGNGSIESVEHHQNLTLD
- a CDS encoding molybdenum cofactor biosynthesis protein MoaB, with the protein product MSESVQQHRESAPAQVSCVVITVSDTRTEKTDRSGTIMRERLIGAGHKIVGYHIVPDEPVEIDALLDRYTADHECQAILFNGGTGIASRDTTYDVISRRLEKVLPGFGELFRMLSWDEIGAAAMLSRATAGVINGTLILSTPGSSNAVALAMDKLIANEIAHLVFEVNK